In the genome of Blastopirellula retiformator, the window TCGTTATTTTGCGAGCCGCGAAGAGCTATGCTCTGAGCCTGGCGAGGTTGTAAAATGCCACGATGGCATTTTTCAACAGGTAGCTAGTGTTGAATGGTGGCCGCATGGAGGGAGGATCTACTTCGCTCCTAGGCAATACAAGTGCGACGCCGTGCGAACATATAGTTTGCCATTGGCGACGGCGGCTGTGGCGTTGCTTCCTTCGCCGAGCGAGAAGCGGGCCAGCTCTTGGAATTGTTCGCCTGCCTTTAGGATGACGACTTCGCCCTCTTCGCTGACGTTGATCAATTTGTCGCCGGCGATGATGGGCGAGCCCGAGAAGTTGCCGCCGATCCGCTGCTGCCATACCTTGCCGCCATCTTCGGTCCGGATGCAGGAGACGATCCCTTTGTCGTACCACAGGTAGGTCAGGCCATCTTTGCCGATCGGCCCCGGCACGTACGGCGCCGAACGCTCGAAGCGATAGAGCGTTTCGCCTGTCTCGGGATCGATCGCCACCACGTAGTTGCCGCCGCCGCCTGATCCGCACGAGCCATAAACGACGCCGTCCACGACGACCGGCGATGAGACGCTCCGCATTTTGAAAACAGGGTTGGCCCAGACCTGATCGCCGTTGGCTGGGTTGTGTGCGGCGATGCCATGGGCCGAGCTGTTGCAGATCAGCAGGTCGCGGCCATCTTTCGCCTTGTAGATGCAGGGAACCGAATAGGCGGCGACGTCGCTGTCGCGGGCCGACTCCCAGACAATTCGCCCGGTCGCACGATCCATCGCCACCAGGCGGCTTTGACCGGCGTCGCGGCCATTCAGTTTGCGAGGATTGCCCAACTGCATCAGCGAGAGGATGACGTACTCGTCGTACAACATCGGCGAAACGCCAAACCCATGTTGGCTGACCCACGGGCCCAGTTCGGTGGTCCACTCCAATTCGCCGTCATGGTCAAGTGAGGCGAGCGTCGTTTGCTCGCCATCGCTCCAGGCGATGTATACCGAGTGGGCGTCGACGGCCGGCGTAGTCGACGCGAAGGTGTTCTTCGAGTGCAGGTGATATCCGCCCGAGGCGAGCCGTTTCTTCCAGATCTCTTTGCCGGTCTTGGCGTCTAAGCAGAGGGCGTAAACGTACGAGCCGTCACGTTCGCTGCTGAGCAGAAAGATTTTGTCGCCCCAGATCACCGGCGACGAGTTGCCCAGGCCCGGCAGATCGGCCTTCCAGCAGACGTCGTCGGCGGCGCTAAAGGGAAGCTGCAAGTCGATCGGAGCGGCCAGCCCGCTGCCGTTGGGACCGCGAAACCGGGCCCACTCTTCTTCGGCCATGGCGGGAGCCGAGCAGAAGGCGAGCAGCGTGGCGGAGAGCGCAAGCGAGCGGAGGTGAAGCGAGTTCATCGATAGGGCTCAGGAGGGAACAAGAATCTGGCGGGAAACCAAGGTGGTCGCTTGGCAATGTAACCCGCCCAGCCCCTTCTGGCTAGCAAAACGGCCCCAGATTTACGTGAGAATCGGGGCCGAGAGGGTAGATGGTTCGTGCCTTAAGTAATTCGGCGTCCTTGCGGCAGCGGCAGTCGGGCGCCGCGGGCCTGGGGCTTCGCTTCCAGGTTGTCGCGATCGGTCGACGTCGGAATCGTCACCTCTTTGATCACCATCAGGGCCGAGCCCATCGATTGCGTCAGCGGGCGAAACGGATGCTGCACGGTGTCGATCCAAGGTCGGGCGTCGAGCGAGCTGACCGCCAGCGTCGTCGAATCAAGCGGCAAGCGCTGGGCGGTGGTGGTCACGCCGACCAGGTCGTTGGTCAGATCCCAGGGAAGGTCAAAGGGAGAGCGAACGGTCGAGACGTACTGGGCGTCTTCCCAATCGAGCGGCTCTAGCGGCTCTTCCCAGGTTGGGTCATCGGTCAGGGCGGTCATTCCGTATTGGCCAATGCGATCGTCCCGCTGATCGTTCAGCGAGAAGGGGATGACCGCCAGGATCAACAGCGACGCCGCCATCCCCAAGGCGGCGATTGGCAGCCAGGCGGTCACCGGCGTTGCTGGCGAGGGAGTCTCGGCGGCGATCGGCAGAGTGGCCGACGTGGTCTGCAGCTGCGCGATTACGCAGGCCGTCAGATGGGGACCGGCGGTCGGCTGATCCCACGACTCTAGGCCGTCAAACAGCATGGCGTAGTCGGCGGCGAGCCGCTCGCAGCGCGTACGATCTTCGGCGTCGACCTGCGAAAGCAGCTGATCGACTTCATGAAAACGCCGCTCGTCCAACAGGTCGTGCAGCTGAGATTCAAACTCGACGCATTTCATTTTCACGCCCTTCCAATACCCCTCGTTGGGACAATCGCGCGATCATCTCCCTCCGCGCTCGGTGGACCCAGGTTTTGATCGTGCCCAGCGGTTTTCCTAACTGCTCGCTGATCTCGATGTAGCTCAGCTCATGTTCATGAAACAACAAAAATGCTTGTCGGTATTCCGACCGGACTTGCTGCAGGGCCAAATGAACTTCTTCGGCCAAAATTTGGGCCGGCTGCAGGTCGGGTCGATGATCGGCGACATGATCTTCGATCGGGTGAGCCTGAGGGCGCCGTTTTCGCTTGGCCAGCAAAGTGCGGCAGCGATTGCCGGCGATCGTCAGGATCCAGGGCTCCAGCGGACGCTCGCGATCCCAGTGATCTAGGCTGCGCATCACGCGTACAAAGGTCTCCTGGGCCATGTCCTCCGCCTCGTGATGCTCTCCGACCATGCGGTAGCAGAGCCCATACACTTTGTTTCGAAATAGGTCGATAAACTGCCCGATGGCGGTACCATCCCCACTGCGGCATTGATCGACTAGCAGGTGAATGTCGGAGACCAACGGTCAAACCTTTC includes:
- a CDS encoding outer membrane protein assembly factor BamB family protein; this translates as MNSLHLRSLALSATLLAFCSAPAMAEEEWARFRGPNGSGLAAPIDLQLPFSAADDVCWKADLPGLGNSSPVIWGDKIFLLSSERDGSYVYALCLDAKTGKEIWKKRLASGGYHLHSKNTFASTTPAVDAHSVYIAWSDGEQTTLASLDHDGELEWTTELGPWVSQHGFGVSPMLYDEYVILSLMQLGNPRKLNGRDAGQSRLVAMDRATGRIVWESARDSDVAAYSVPCIYKAKDGRDLLICNSSAHGIAAHNPANGDQVWANPVFKMRSVSSPVVVDGVVYGSCGSGGGGNYVVAIDPETGETLYRFERSAPYVPGPIGKDGLTYLWYDKGIVSCIRTEDGGKVWQQRIGGNFSGSPIIAGDKLINVSEEGEVVILKAGEQFQELARFSLGEGSNATAAVANGKLYVRTASHLYCLGAK
- a CDS encoding RNA polymerase sigma factor, with protein sequence MVSDIHLLVDQCRSGDGTAIGQFIDLFRNKVYGLCYRMVGEHHEAEDMAQETFVRVMRSLDHWDRERPLEPWILTIAGNRCRTLLAKRKRRPQAHPIEDHVADHRPDLQPAQILAEEVHLALQQVRSEYRQAFLLFHEHELSYIEISEQLGKPLGTIKTWVHRARREMIARLSQRGVLEGRENEMRRV